GACCTCGGCCTCACCGACGCGGACTTCGAGATTCGGGTCTCCCACCGGGACATCCTCGCCGGACTCCTCGAATCGTTCGAGGCCGACGTGGACGTCCGCGAGGCCATCCGCGCGGTCGACAAGCGCGCGAAGGTCGACCGCGAGGAGTACCTCGACCTGCTGGTCGAGGCGGGCCTGAACTACGGCCAGGCCGAGGCGTTCGACGAGTTGCTCCAGGTCGACGAGGACGAGCTCGACACGCTGGCGGAGCAGACGGGTTCAGAGGCGGTCGACGAGGCCGTCGAGAACCTCCAGGCCGTCCTCGAGGCCACCGCGGACTTCGGCGTCCGCGAACACCTGACGCTCTCCCTGACGACTGCCCGGGGGCTGGACTACTACACCGGCGTCGTCTTCGAGTGCTTCGACTCGACCGGCGAGGTCTCCCGGTCCGTCTTCGGCGGCGGGCGCTACGACGACCTCATCGAGGGCTTCGGCGGCCAGCCGACCCCGGCCGTCGGGTTCGCCCCTGGGCACGCGACGCTCGGCCTGCTCTGTCAGCGCGCCGGCGTCTGGCCCGAGGAGGAACTCTCGACGGACTACTACGTGCTGCAGGTGGGTGACACCCGCCCGACCGCCGCGCGCATCGCTCGGGACCTCCGCGAGAAGGGCCACGTCGTCGAGAGCGACGTCGCCGACCGCTCGTTCGGCGCGCAGATGGGCTACGCGGACGGCATCAACGCCGAGACGGTCGTCATCGTCGGCGAGCAGGACCTGGCGAACGACGAGGTGACGCTGAAGGAGATGGACGAGGGCGAGCAGACGACCGCACCGCTCGCCGAGTTCCCGGGCGACTACGACCGGCCGACGTTCGAGGACTTCGCGGACTGACAACCGTCAGAGCGTGAGTTCCATCTCGTGTTCGGCCCGGTCCCGGACCGTCGTCTCGAAGCCGACCGATTTGTAGAGGTTCATCGCGACGAGGTTCGTCCGTTCGACCGCCAGCCAGACGTGGTCCAGGTCGTTCGCCTGGCCGTAGCCCAGCAGGATGCGGATGAGGCGCGAGCCGATGCCGATGGTCTGGTACTCGGGGTGGACGAAGATAGCGAGCTCCGCCGTGTCGTCGTACGGGAACAGCACCGCGTGACCGACGACGCGGTCGTCATGCCAGGCGGCGACGCTCAGGCCCGCTTCGAGCAGGTCGTCGAGCCACTCGCGAATCTGGGCCTCGCCCCGCGGCGGTAATCCCTGGGCGCGCGACGCGTCGTCGTAGTCGAGGTACATGGCCGCGAGCGGGTCGGGCCCCCCGTCGTAGGCAGTGATCCGAATCTCCTCTCCCGCCCGGTCGGTGAACGTCTGTGGCGGGCGCGGGAACTCGGTGACTTCCCCGGCGGACGACTCCATGTCTCGAAAATCGATGGGGACGGCAATAAATCCAGGCTCCGTTCCCGAGCGGCGGGAGTCGGACGGCACAAGTGCCCTGCCGCCCAAGCGCCATCGATGCGCGCGTTCCGCGTGGCCTACGACGGCCGACCGTACTACGGGTTCCAGCGCCAGCCGGACGTCGAGACGGTCGAGGGGACGCTGCTCGCGGCGCTCGACCGGCTGGACGTGACCGACGGGGACGTTCCAGCGGAGTACGCCGCTGCCGGGCGCACCGACGCCGGTGTCTCGGCAGTCTCCCAGACCGTCGCGTTCGAGGCGCCGGAGTGGCTGTCGCCGTCGGCGTTCAACAGCGAACTCCCGGCGAGCGTTCGCGCGTGGGCCAGCGCCGAGGTCCCGCCGGCGTTCCACGCGACACACGACGCCAGCGAGCGCCGGTACACCTACCATCTCCACGCGCCCGACGCCGACGACGACCTGTCGCGGGCGGCCCTCAGCGCGCTCACCGGCGACCACGACTTCCACAACCTCACGCCCGACGCCGAGGGGACGCGCCGGACGCTCGACGGGGCGCTGACGCGCGACGGGCCGTTTCTCGTCGTCAGACTCGAAGCCGGCGGGTTCTGTCGCCAGCTGGTGCGGCGCGTGGTCGGCCTGCTCGCCGAGGTCGCGCGCGGCGAGTCGCCGCTGGGAAAGGTCGACAGAGTACTCGCGAGCGCGCCGCTGGAGGGGCCAGACGGAGTCGCGCCGGCCCCCGCCTATCCGCTGGTGCTAACCGGCGTCCAGTACCCTGAGGTCACCTTCGAGCCGGACCCGGAGGCCGCCGCGAGCGCCCGCGAGGTGTTCGCCGACCTGCGGGCCGAACGACAGGCCGGCGCGCGGGTCGCCGACAGCGTCCTCGATGGCCTAGAGCGGTAGGCTGGAAAGGCTTACTTCCGGGCCGACCCTACGCCGGTCCATGAGTTCGGTACCCGTACGCGGCGAGGTCGACGAGGAGTACAAGTGGTCCCTGGAGAGCCTCTTTGCCACCGACGAGGACTGGGAGGCGGCCTACGAGGAAGCGGAGGCGCTGGTCGAGGACCTCGCGGCCTACGAGGGCCGAGCCACCGAGGACGCCACCACCCTACTGGAGACGCTGGAGACCTACGAGGAGACGATGCGAACCGTCTCGAACGTCGCGGCCTACGCCCGGATGCGCCGCGACGAGGACACGACCGACGACACCTACCAGGCGCTGACCGCCCGCGCCCAGTCGCTGTCCTCGGACGCGAGTAGCGCCGCTTCGTTCCTCGAACCCGAGCTCCAGGAGCTGGACTACGGCGACATCGACGCGCTCGTCGACGCCGAACCCGCCCTCGCGGAATACGAACACTACTTCGACGACGTCCTGCGGATGAAGAACCACACCCGTTCGGCCGAAGTGGAGTCGCTGCTGGCCGAACTCGGCGAGGTGACCGGCGCGCCGGGCGAGGTGTACAACATGCTCGCCAACGCCGACATGGAGTTCCCGAGCGTCGAAGACCCGGACGGCGACCAGCAACCCATCACGCTCAACAACTTCACTAATCTCCAGAAGCACCCCGACCGCGACTTCCGACAGCGCGTCTACGAGGCGTTCTACGACGAGTGGGAGACGGTCCGCAACGCCGTCGGCGCCGCGTACAAGAACTCGGTGAAGACCGACGTGAAGATGGCCCGGGCGCGCAACTACGATACCGCCCGCGAGGCCGCGCTCGACGGCCCCAACATCCCGACGGAAGTGTACGACACGCTGGTCGATACGGTCGACGACAACCTCGACACGCTGCACCGCCACGCCGACCTCAAGCGCGAGGCGCTCGGGGTCGACGAGTTGCAGATGTGGGACCTCTACGTCCCGCTGGTCCAGGAGGAGTCCCCGGAAATCGAGTACGAGCAAGCCTGCGAGTACGTCGTCGATGCCGTCGCACCGCTGGGCGAGGGGTATCAGACTCGGCTCGAAGAGGGGCTAGAGTCCCGGTGGGTGGACGTCTACGAGACGAAACACAAGCAGTCGGGGGCGTACTCCGGGGGCACCTACGACTCTCAGCCGTTCATCCTGATGAACTACCAGGACGACGTCGAGTCGATGTACACGCTGGCCCACGAACTGGGCCACTCGCTGCACTCGGAGTACACCAGCGAGACCCAGCCGTACGTCTACTCCGGCTACGAGATCTTCGTCGCCGAGGTCGCGAGCACGGTCAACGAGACGCTGCTGACCCACCACCTTCTG
This DNA window, taken from Haloarcula ordinaria, encodes the following:
- the truA gene encoding tRNA pseudouridine(38-40) synthase TruA; the encoded protein is MRAFRVAYDGRPYYGFQRQPDVETVEGTLLAALDRLDVTDGDVPAEYAAAGRTDAGVSAVSQTVAFEAPEWLSPSAFNSELPASVRAWASAEVPPAFHATHDASERRYTYHLHAPDADDDLSRAALSALTGDHDFHNLTPDAEGTRRTLDGALTRDGPFLVVRLEAGGFCRQLVRRVVGLLAEVARGESPLGKVDRVLASAPLEGPDGVAPAPAYPLVLTGVQYPEVTFEPDPEAAASAREVFADLRAERQAGARVADSVLDGLER
- a CDS encoding GNAT family N-acetyltransferase, giving the protein MESSAGEVTEFPRPPQTFTDRAGEEIRITAYDGGPDPLAAMYLDYDDASRAQGLPPRGEAQIREWLDDLLEAGLSVAAWHDDRVVGHAVLFPYDDTAELAIFVHPEYQTIGIGSRLIRILLGYGQANDLDHVWLAVERTNLVAMNLYKSVGFETTVRDRAEHEMELTL
- the hisS gene encoding histidine--tRNA ligase — its product is MYDSVKGFRDFYPEEMQSRRWVMDTLKETAQRYGFREIGTPALEPTEMYVDKSGEEIVEELYSFEDKGGREVALTPELTPTVARMVVAKQQALSKPIKWVSTRPFWRYEQVQQGRFREFYQTNVDIFGSSAPAADAEVLAVAVDMLTDLGLTDADFEIRVSHRDILAGLLESFEADVDVREAIRAVDKRAKVDREEYLDLLVEAGLNYGQAEAFDELLQVDEDELDTLAEQTGSEAVDEAVENLQAVLEATADFGVREHLTLSLTTARGLDYYTGVVFECFDSTGEVSRSVFGGGRYDDLIEGFGGQPTPAVGFAPGHATLGLLCQRAGVWPEEELSTDYYVLQVGDTRPTAARIARDLREKGHVVESDVADRSFGAQMGYADGINAETVVIVGEQDLANDEVTLKEMDEGEQTTAPLAEFPGDYDRPTFEDFAD
- the pepF gene encoding oligoendopeptidase F gives rise to the protein MSSVPVRGEVDEEYKWSLESLFATDEDWEAAYEEAEALVEDLAAYEGRATEDATTLLETLETYEETMRTVSNVAAYARMRRDEDTTDDTYQALTARAQSLSSDASSAASFLEPELQELDYGDIDALVDAEPALAEYEHYFDDVLRMKNHTRSAEVESLLAELGEVTGAPGEVYNMLANADMEFPSVEDPDGDQQPITLNNFTNLQKHPDRDFRQRVYEAFYDEWETVRNAVGAAYKNSVKTDVKMARARNYDTAREAALDGPNIPTEVYDTLVDTVDDNLDTLHRHADLKREALGVDELQMWDLYVPLVQEESPEIEYEQACEYVVDAVAPLGEGYQTRLEEGLESRWVDVYETKHKQSGAYSGGTYDSQPFILMNYQDDVESMYTLAHELGHSLHSEYTSETQPYVYSGYEIFVAEVASTVNETLLTHHLLETIEDERLRRHVLNEYLERFRSTLYRQTMFAEFELRTHEMTEAGEPLTPDRLDDLYADLKGEYYAPAELDDRIAREWMRIPHFYRAFYVYQYATGISAAVALVDNILEHGEHAAERYVDFLRSGSRQYPLELLRDAGVDMASPEPVESALATYSEYLDEFSDLN